The following proteins come from a genomic window of Paenibacillus wynnii:
- the nagB gene encoding glucosamine-6-phosphate deaminase, producing MNIFKFQNDEDFVQTGANLIVSLLQSNPKAVLGLATGSSPVGVYARVVEMYNKGLVSFSKASSYNLDEYVGLPVDHPQSYRSFMNEHLFNHVDIDLSRTHVPNGNADDLDAECLAYDKMLEEHGPVDLQILGIGSNGHIGFNEPDASLSSGTHVVDLLEETLEANARFFPTLAEVPRQAVTMGIASILKAKQIVLLVRGEEKAEAVKNALEGPITTQCPASLLQSHPNVVVLLDKGAGKWLK from the coding sequence ATGAATATTTTCAAATTTCAAAATGACGAGGATTTCGTACAAACCGGGGCTAACCTAATTGTCAGCCTGCTGCAAAGCAACCCAAAAGCTGTACTAGGTCTGGCTACCGGCAGCTCACCTGTAGGTGTGTATGCGCGTGTGGTTGAAATGTACAATAAAGGCCTCGTAAGCTTCTCCAAAGCTTCATCTTACAACCTTGATGAATATGTTGGGTTACCTGTAGACCATCCTCAAAGCTACCGTAGTTTTATGAACGAACATCTGTTTAATCACGTGGATATCGACCTCAGCCGGACACATGTTCCTAACGGAAACGCAGATGATCTAGATGCTGAATGTCTTGCTTACGATAAAATGCTGGAGGAACACGGGCCTGTCGATCTGCAGATTTTGGGCATAGGAAGCAATGGACATATTGGGTTTAATGAGCCTGATGCCAGTCTTAGCAGCGGTACACATGTGGTAGATTTGCTGGAAGAAACGCTCGAAGCTAATGCCCGATTCTTCCCTACTCTTGCTGAAGTACCTCGTCAAGCCGTAACCATGGGTATTGCCAGTATTCTAAAAGCTAAACAAATTGTTCTGCTCGTACGCGGTGAAGAAAAGGCTGAGGCTGTTAAAAACGCACTTGAAGGCCCTATCACTACCCAATGCCCCGCATCCCTGCTGCAAAGCCATCCCAATGTTGTTGTGCTGCTGGATAAAGGAGCAGGAAAATGGCTGAAATAA